Proteins encoded by one window of Azoarcus sp. PA01:
- the arsS gene encoding arsenosugar biosynthesis radical SAM protein ArsS (Some members of this family are selenoproteins.), which produces MHPTFPLLAVTDFPKIRRVVVETLQLNLGYRCNQSCVHCHVNAGPNRTEEMSAETADAVLAFLDASPTVATLDLTGGAPEMNANFRRLVRAARERRLRVIDRCNLTILDEPGQEELAGFLAAQGVEVVASLPCYLEDNVDKQRGKGVFGASIRALQQFNALGYGAQDSGLVLNLVYNPQGPVLPPPEESLESAYREHLGEAFGIRFNRLFTIANMPIKRFGSTLVSNGQFAAYMKTLRGAHRTVNLAAVMCRSLVSVDWQGYLYDCDFNQQLDMPIGDACHPRLHLRDATAAALAGAGIRVADHCYGCTAGQGSSCGGALGDIGTEAGSCAA; this is translated from the coding sequence CTTTCCGAAGATCCGTCGCGTGGTGGTGGAGACCCTGCAGCTGAATCTCGGCTATCGCTGCAATCAGAGCTGCGTGCATTGCCACGTCAACGCCGGACCGAATCGAACGGAGGAGATGTCGGCCGAGACGGCCGACGCGGTGCTTGCCTTTCTCGATGCCAGCCCGACGGTCGCGACACTGGACCTGACGGGCGGGGCGCCGGAGATGAACGCGAATTTTCGCCGTCTGGTGCGTGCGGCGCGCGAGCGGCGCTTGCGCGTGATCGATCGCTGCAACCTGACCATCCTCGACGAACCCGGTCAAGAGGAGCTGGCCGGTTTTCTCGCTGCGCAAGGGGTCGAAGTCGTCGCCTCGCTGCCGTGCTACCTCGAAGACAATGTCGATAAGCAGCGCGGCAAGGGCGTCTTCGGCGCGAGCATTCGCGCGCTTCAGCAGTTCAACGCGCTGGGTTACGGAGCGCAGGACAGCGGGCTGGTGCTGAACCTGGTCTACAATCCGCAAGGGCCGGTGCTGCCGCCGCCCGAGGAGTCGCTCGAAAGCGCCTACCGCGAACACCTCGGCGAAGCGTTCGGGATCCGCTTCAACCGCCTTTTCACGATCGCCAACATGCCGATCAAGCGCTTCGGGAGCACGCTGGTCTCGAACGGGCAGTTTGCCGCCTACATGAAGACGCTGCGCGGCGCGCACCGGACTGTGAATCTCGCAGCGGTGATGTGTCGCAGCCTCGTCAGCGTGGACTGGCAGGGCTACCTGTACGACTGCGACTTCAATCAGCAGCTCGACATGCCGATCGGCGACGCCTGCCATCCGCGCCTGCACCTACGCGACGCGACCGCGGCAGCCCTTGCCGGCGCCGGGATCCGTGTCGCCGACCACTGCTACGGCTGCACCGCCGGCCAGGGTTCGAGCTGCGGCGGGGCGCTCGGCGATATCGGGACCGAAGCCGGGAGTTGTGCGGCGTGA